A single window of Chitinophaga sp. XS-30 DNA harbors:
- a CDS encoding PDZ domain-containing protein yields MFNWILRCSLILFILPVSGQTHQIYISPSGNNGNPGAKESPVASIHHAQQMWREHRKQHPRASIQVVLRDGTYYLDSTLVLTPEDNADMNAFLFIMGYPGEDIVLSGAIPFGPVWEPWEQGIYKTAVPPVIRTMDRLFINGEPQILARYPDYDSAARFYHGTAEDAISPARIRGWKQPKGAIVHALHRSEWGGYHYRITGVDETGEAILEGGWQNNRQMGLHPTRRFVENVLEELDAPQEWYFDSATHTLYYMPPPGGQLPEIVSCASLKELIVMKGSAQQPIKQVVLNNITFAENSRTFMLTKEPLLRSDWTIYRGGALMMEGAEYCYISNCKFDQVGGNAIFLNNYNRYVNVDSCHIYKAGASGIAFVGSPDAVRSPAFEYNQFVPYAQQDRTPGPKHNNYPHYCDAKDNLIQYTGEVEKQSAGIQISMSANITVSHNTIHHVPRAGINVSEGTWGGHIIEFNDVYHTVLETGDHGAFNSWGRDRFWHPDRRVMDSATMADISLVTLDARDITVLRNNRFRCDHGWDIDLDDGSSNYRIYNNVCLNGGLKLREGFFRVVENNIMINNSFHPHVWFANSGDIFRHNIVTAGYKPIGITTWGAEVDYNFFPDKASLQAAQANGTDSHSGFGDPEFQDFTAGNYQVKPGSKALAIGFRNFPMNEFGVRIPRLKAMAAPVPLPEELYARQTTGRSSITWKGATVKNIESLGERSATGLPDENGAWFEKVPEGCEAYRTGFRTGDVVIAMEAEKISNIAGFIAKYQEHAWKQSIQMTVFRHQRAMELKVTK; encoded by the coding sequence ATGTTCAACTGGATACTACGCTGCAGTCTCATTCTTTTTATACTACCGGTGTCGGGACAGACACACCAGATCTATATTTCCCCTTCAGGCAACAACGGCAACCCGGGCGCCAAAGAGTCTCCGGTAGCCAGCATCCACCACGCGCAGCAAATGTGGCGGGAACATCGCAAACAACACCCGCGCGCCAGCATCCAGGTGGTGCTGCGGGACGGTACATATTATCTTGACAGTACGCTTGTGCTGACACCGGAAGACAATGCCGATATGAATGCCTTCCTGTTCATCATGGGATACCCGGGTGAGGATATTGTACTCAGTGGCGCCATACCTTTCGGGCCGGTCTGGGAACCCTGGGAACAGGGCATTTATAAAACCGCTGTGCCGCCTGTTATCCGCACGATGGACAGGCTCTTCATCAACGGTGAACCGCAGATACTGGCCCGTTATCCTGACTACGACAGCGCAGCCCGCTTCTACCACGGTACTGCGGAAGATGCTATTTCACCCGCACGCATCCGCGGCTGGAAGCAGCCCAAAGGCGCCATCGTGCATGCGCTGCACCGCTCCGAATGGGGCGGATATCATTACCGGATCACCGGCGTAGACGAAACGGGCGAAGCCATACTGGAAGGCGGCTGGCAGAACAACCGGCAAATGGGCCTCCATCCCACCCGGCGGTTCGTGGAAAATGTGCTGGAAGAGCTGGACGCACCACAGGAATGGTATTTTGACAGTGCAACCCATACCTTATATTACATGCCTCCTCCGGGCGGGCAGCTACCGGAAATTGTTTCCTGCGCATCGCTGAAAGAGCTGATCGTTATGAAAGGCTCGGCACAGCAGCCCATAAAACAGGTGGTGCTCAACAATATCACCTTCGCGGAGAACAGCCGCACATTCATGCTCACCAAAGAACCGCTGCTCCGCAGCGACTGGACGATCTACCGCGGCGGCGCCCTGATGATGGAAGGTGCGGAATATTGCTACATCAGCAACTGTAAATTCGATCAGGTGGGCGGCAACGCCATCTTCCTGAATAACTATAACCGCTATGTGAATGTGGACAGCTGCCATATCTATAAGGCCGGCGCCAGCGGCATCGCCTTTGTGGGGAGTCCGGATGCCGTGCGCTCCCCTGCATTCGAGTACAACCAGTTTGTACCGTATGCGCAGCAGGACCGTACACCGGGCCCGAAGCATAACAACTACCCGCATTACTGTGATGCAAAGGACAATCTCATCCAGTACACCGGTGAAGTGGAAAAGCAGTCCGCCGGCATACAGATATCCATGTCCGCCAACATCACTGTTTCGCACAACACTATCCATCATGTACCGCGTGCAGGCATCAACGTGAGTGAAGGCACCTGGGGCGGGCATATCATCGAGTTCAACGATGTGTACCATACCGTGCTGGAAACAGGCGATCACGGGGCTTTCAACTCCTGGGGGCGCGACCGCTTCTGGCATCCGGACCGGCGCGTGATGGATAGCGCGACTATGGCCGATATCAGCCTGGTCACCCTTGATGCGCGGGATATTACCGTGCTGCGTAATAACCGCTTCCGCTGTGATCATGGCTGGGATATTGACCTGGACGACGGCTCCTCCAATTACCGCATCTACAATAACGTTTGTCTCAATGGCGGATTGAAGCTCCGGGAAGGTTTCTTCCGGGTCGTGGAGAACAATATCATGATCAATAATTCATTTCACCCGCATGTATGGTTTGCCAACAGCGGCGATATATTCCGTCATAATATTGTGACCGCGGGATACAAACCCATCGGCATCACCACATGGGGAGCGGAAGTAGACTACAATTTCTTCCCGGACAAGGCATCGCTGCAAGCAGCACAGGCCAATGGCACGGATAGCCATTCCGGTTTCGGGGACCCGGAGTTCCAGGATTTCACCGCCGGCAATTACCAGGTAAAGCCCGGCAGCAAAGCACTCGCCATCGGGTTCAGGAACTTCCCGATGAACGAATTCGGCGTGCGCATCCCGAGGCTGAAAGCAATGGCCGCGCCCGTTCCGCTACCGGAAGAACTTTACGCCCGACAGACCACGGGCAGATCTTCCATTACCTGGAAAGGCGCTACTGTAAAAAATATCGAAAGCCTGGGAGAGCGCTCCGCTACCGGCCTGCCTGATGAAAATGGCGCCTGGTTCGAAAAAGTACCGGAAGGATGTGAGGCTTATAGGACAGGTTTCAGAACCGGGGATGTGGTGATTGCGATGGAAGCGGAAAAGATCAGCAACATCGCCGGTTTCATCGCAAAATACCAGGAGCATGCCTGGAAGCAAAGCATACAGATGACCGTATTCAGGCATCAGCGGGCGATGGAGCTGAAGGTGACGAAGTAA
- a CDS encoding SPOR domain-containing protein — MMLRTGCLFIFLLAAVSLRAQDSTYADNGPVKVTKDSRIDILIRKQIYINTLAIRNQPGFRVQVITTNRRNDANDAKAKAMQLFPEYRSYIDFQAPYFKVRVGDFKTREEANELRNKLLNQFSGGVFVVPAIINVTPGTEFD, encoded by the coding sequence ATGATGTTAAGAACAGGCTGTTTATTCATTTTTCTGCTGGCCGCAGTATCCCTGCGGGCGCAGGACAGCACTTATGCGGACAACGGGCCGGTTAAAGTAACGAAAGACAGCCGTATAGACATCCTCATCAGGAAACAGATCTATATCAATACCCTGGCCATCCGCAATCAGCCCGGCTTCCGCGTGCAGGTGATCACCACCAACCGCCGCAACGATGCCAATGACGCCAAAGCCAAAGCCATGCAGCTGTTTCCGGAGTATCGCAGTTATATCGACTTCCAGGCGCCGTATTTCAAGGTGCGTGTAGGCGATTTCAAGACCCGGGAGGAAGCGAACGAACTGCGCAACAAGCTGCTCAACCAGTTTTCCGGAGGCGTATTCGTTGTGCCCGCGATCATCAATGTTACACCCGGCACTGAGTTCGACTAA
- a CDS encoding sugar phosphate nucleotidyltransferase has protein sequence MKAIIPVAGAGTKLRPHTYTQPKALIPLAGRTILSIIVDQLVEAGITEFVFVVGYLGEKIQHYVQKKYPDLTTHFVQQNDREGTGHAILLTREVVQNDEILIVLGDTIVECDFREVISYPHSLLGVKKVDDPRNFGVAETDGSGTITRVVEKPQIPKSNMALVGMYKIRETEQLYKCLEDNIQQQIRSHDEFQLTDALECMIGHGVQLNAFKVSNWFDCGRKENLLETNAILLKKYKLATNPVLPYENTIIIPPVSIGEGCNIKNSIIGPNVAIGDNTVISYSIVKDSIIGSFSNLYEVVLKSSLIGSDANIRGLSQSLNIGDNTEIDLG, from the coding sequence ATGAAGGCAATCATACCAGTAGCAGGTGCCGGCACCAAACTACGGCCACATACATACACGCAGCCCAAAGCGCTGATCCCCCTGGCGGGGAGGACCATCCTGAGCATTATTGTGGACCAGCTGGTGGAGGCGGGCATCACGGAGTTCGTATTCGTTGTGGGCTACCTCGGGGAAAAGATCCAGCATTATGTACAAAAGAAGTACCCGGACCTCACCACCCATTTCGTACAGCAGAACGACCGTGAGGGTACCGGCCACGCTATATTGCTGACGCGGGAAGTGGTGCAGAACGACGAGATACTCATTGTGCTCGGCGATACTATTGTGGAATGTGATTTCCGGGAAGTGATCAGCTACCCTCATTCCCTGCTGGGCGTGAAAAAAGTGGACGATCCCCGCAACTTTGGTGTGGCGGAAACGGATGGATCGGGCACCATTACCCGGGTAGTGGAGAAACCGCAGATCCCGAAATCCAATATGGCCCTGGTGGGCATGTACAAGATCCGGGAAACGGAACAGCTGTACAAATGCCTGGAAGATAACATACAGCAGCAGATCCGGTCGCACGACGAGTTTCAGCTCACCGATGCGCTGGAATGCATGATCGGCCACGGCGTTCAGCTCAATGCGTTCAAAGTGAGCAACTGGTTCGATTGCGGCAGAAAAGAAAACCTGCTGGAGACCAATGCCATCCTCCTTAAAAAATACAAGCTGGCGACCAATCCGGTATTGCCATACGAGAATACGATCATTATTCCGCCCGTGAGCATCGGTGAAGGCTGCAATATCAAGAACAGCATTATCGGGCCGAATGTGGCGATCGGTGACAATACGGTTATCAGTTACTCCATCGTAAAGGATTCCATCATCGGGTCTTTCAGCAACCTGTATGAAGTGGTGCTGAAATCTTCGCTTATCGGCAGCGATGCCAATATCCGCGGGCTGAGCCAAAGCCTCAACATCGGGGATAACACGGAGATAGACCTGGGCTAA
- a CDS encoding M20 family metallopeptidase → MKQSIKSLASEYAPDLIACRHHLHSHPELSFQEYETSKFIQSKLDEYGIPYTAGLAGTGIVALIKGKNPDKKVIALRADIDALPIEEANDVPYKSQNPGIMHACGHDVHTTVVLGAARILQQIRDEFEGTIKILFQPGEEKHPGGASLMIRDGALENPKPQAILGLHVLPAMETGILGFRGGQYMASADEIYITVKSKGGHAAAPHLTADTILIASNLVVSLQQIISRNNDPFSPSVLSICAFNGGFTTNVIPSEVKLMGTFRAMDETWRFRAHELIRKQATELVHAMGAEIDIDILVGYPTLYNNENVTATARSLAEDYLGKENVTDTELRMGAEDFAYYSQVIPACFFRLGTGNKARGISAGVHTPVFDIDERALEIGAGTMAYLAARF, encoded by the coding sequence ATGAAACAAAGCATCAAATCCCTGGCCAGCGAATACGCACCTGATCTTATAGCTTGCAGACATCACCTCCATTCCCACCCGGAGCTTTCTTTCCAGGAATACGAGACATCGAAGTTCATCCAGTCCAAACTCGATGAATACGGCATCCCCTACACCGCAGGCCTTGCCGGTACCGGCATTGTTGCGCTCATCAAGGGGAAAAACCCGGATAAAAAAGTGATCGCCCTTCGGGCGGACATCGATGCGCTGCCCATCGAAGAAGCCAACGATGTGCCTTACAAGTCACAAAACCCCGGTATCATGCATGCCTGCGGCCATGATGTGCATACCACCGTAGTGCTGGGCGCGGCCCGCATCCTGCAGCAGATACGGGACGAATTTGAAGGCACCATCAAAATACTTTTCCAGCCGGGAGAAGAGAAACACCCCGGCGGCGCCAGCCTGATGATCAGGGACGGCGCATTGGAAAACCCCAAGCCACAGGCCATTCTGGGCCTGCATGTGCTCCCGGCCATGGAAACCGGCATCCTCGGATTCCGCGGCGGGCAATACATGGCCAGTGCGGACGAGATCTACATTACCGTAAAAAGCAAAGGGGGCCACGCTGCGGCGCCGCACCTTACGGCAGACACCATTCTCATTGCCTCCAACCTGGTCGTGAGCCTGCAACAGATCATTAGCCGCAACAACGATCCGTTCTCCCCCTCCGTATTGTCCATCTGCGCTTTTAACGGCGGCTTCACCACCAATGTGATCCCCAGTGAAGTGAAGCTCATGGGCACTTTCCGGGCCATGGACGAAACCTGGCGCTTCCGCGCGCATGAGCTGATCCGCAAACAGGCCACCGAACTCGTACATGCCATGGGAGCGGAGATCGATATAGATATACTGGTGGGGTATCCCACCTTATACAATAACGAAAATGTGACGGCCACCGCCCGTTCCCTCGCAGAAGACTACCTCGGCAAAGAAAATGTGACGGATACAGAACTGCGTATGGGCGCCGAAGATTTCGCCTACTATTCCCAGGTGATCCCCGCCTGCTTTTTCCGCCTCGGCACCGGCAACAAGGCACGCGGTATTTCCGCAGGCGTGCATACCCCGGTTTTCGATATCGATGAGAGGGCGCTGGAGATCGGGGCGGGTACGATGGCTTATCTGGCGGCGCGGTTTTAG
- a CDS encoding nitronate monooxygenase family protein, which yields MAAFSNSITRLFNIRYPVIQAGMVWASGWRLASAVGNAGGLGIIGSGSMYPDVLRDHIRQCKQATDQPFGVNVPLLYPDIDKHIQIIIEEGVRIVFTSAGNPKSWTPVLKEKGITVVHVVSSAKFALKSQEAGVDAVVAEGFEAGGHNGREETTSMVLIPMVADAVQIPVIAAGGIASGRAMAAAFALGASGVQVGSRFVATPEASSHMLFKEAVVKAGEGDTMLSMKKLTPVRLLKNAFYDAVRAAELKGAGPEELALLLGRGRAKLGMFEGRLDEGELEIGQVSAMIKDIKPAAEIVKEIWEEFNSVRQQLYQM from the coding sequence ATGGCTGCATTCAGCAACAGTATTACCCGTCTTTTTAATATCCGTTATCCGGTCATACAGGCCGGCATGGTCTGGGCCAGCGGCTGGCGCCTGGCCAGTGCGGTCGGCAATGCAGGCGGTTTGGGCATCATCGGCTCCGGCAGCATGTACCCGGATGTGCTGCGTGATCATATCCGCCAGTGCAAACAGGCTACAGACCAGCCTTTTGGCGTGAACGTGCCTTTGCTGTACCCGGATATCGACAAACACATCCAGATCATTATCGAGGAAGGGGTGCGCATCGTTTTTACCTCTGCCGGCAATCCTAAAAGCTGGACGCCCGTACTGAAAGAAAAAGGCATTACCGTAGTGCATGTGGTGTCCAGCGCCAAATTCGCGCTCAAAAGCCAGGAAGCCGGTGTGGATGCTGTGGTAGCGGAGGGTTTTGAGGCAGGCGGCCACAATGGCCGGGAAGAAACCACTTCCATGGTACTGATACCGATGGTGGCCGACGCCGTGCAGATCCCGGTTATCGCAGCGGGAGGCATTGCCTCCGGCAGGGCCATGGCGGCAGCTTTTGCCCTGGGCGCATCGGGCGTACAGGTGGGCAGCCGGTTTGTAGCTACGCCGGAAGCCTCATCGCATATGCTCTTCAAGGAAGCGGTGGTGAAAGCCGGGGAAGGGGATACCATGTTGTCCATGAAAAAACTGACACCGGTGCGGTTACTGAAAAATGCTTTTTATGATGCGGTGCGCGCCGCAGAACTGAAAGGCGCCGGCCCGGAAGAACTTGCCTTGCTGCTGGGCCGCGGCAGGGCGAAACTTGGCATGTTCGAAGGAAGGCTCGATGAAGGTGAACTGGAGATCGGGCAGGTCAGCGCCATGATCAAAGACATCAAACCCGCCGCGGAGATCGTAAAAGAGATATGGGAGGAGTTCAACAGCGTCCGTCAGCAGCTATATCAAATGTAA
- the deoC gene encoding deoxyribose-phosphate aldolase, whose amino-acid sequence MRLNRYIDHTVLKPATTLEDIKTLCMEAVEYDFAAVCVPPPFVKLAKTFVGSTNTKVATVTGFPFGYSAIEAKVAESVLAIIDEADELDMVANIIAIRNKDWAYLEKEIATIMPIIRNKQRVIKVIIESGILLEEEIIKCCELYARFGVDFVKTSTGYAEKGATVEAVQLMRKHLPANIGIKASGGIRTFAFAKELIAAGATRIGASASVQLMKEASL is encoded by the coding sequence ATGCGACTGAACCGCTATATCGACCATACTGTATTGAAACCCGCCACCACCCTGGAGGATATCAAAACCCTCTGCATGGAAGCCGTGGAGTATGATTTTGCGGCAGTATGCGTTCCCCCTCCCTTCGTAAAGCTGGCAAAGACGTTCGTGGGCAGCACCAATACCAAAGTAGCCACCGTCACCGGCTTCCCCTTCGGATACTCCGCCATTGAAGCCAAAGTGGCCGAAAGCGTGCTGGCCATCATCGATGAAGCAGACGAGCTGGATATGGTGGCCAATATCATCGCTATCCGTAATAAGGACTGGGCTTACCTCGAAAAAGAGATCGCCACCATCATGCCCATTATCCGCAATAAACAGCGGGTCATCAAGGTTATTATTGAAAGTGGCATATTATTGGAGGAAGAAATCATCAAATGCTGCGAGCTGTATGCCCGCTTCGGTGTGGATTTTGTAAAAACCTCCACCGGATATGCGGAAAAGGGCGCCACCGTGGAAGCCGTGCAGCTGATGCGCAAACATCTGCCCGCAAATATCGGGATCAAGGCTTCCGGGGGGATTCGTACCTTTGCCTTTGCGAAGGAACTGATCGCCGCAGGAGCTACCCGCATCGGAGCAAGTGCAAGTGTACAACTGATGAAGGAAGCATCGCTATAA
- a CDS encoding GntR family transcriptional regulator encodes MEFNHTQAIYLQIADYVCDQVQLQHWLPDGKVPSVRELAVSLEVNPNTVMRSYEYLQQQGIIYTKRGMGYFVSEDAIKKITVIRKELFLQEELPQFFRRMFLLGIELDELKARYEKYKQRQVKA; translated from the coding sequence ATGGAATTCAATCATACACAGGCCATTTACCTTCAGATCGCTGATTACGTCTGCGACCAGGTGCAATTGCAGCACTGGTTGCCGGATGGGAAAGTGCCTTCCGTCCGGGAGCTGGCCGTTTCGCTGGAGGTCAATCCCAATACCGTTATGCGGTCATATGAATACCTGCAGCAGCAGGGTATTATTTATACCAAACGGGGCATGGGATATTTTGTGAGCGAAGACGCCATTAAAAAGATCACGGTGATCCGGAAAGAGCTGTTCCTGCAGGAGGAATTGCCGCAGTTCTTCCGCAGGATGTTCCTGCTGGGCATTGAGCTGGATGAGCTGAAAGCGCGCTATGAAAAATACAAGCAGCGCCAGGTAAAAGCATAA
- the glyA gene encoding serine hydroxymethyltransferase, which translates to MQKDQQIFDIIGQELERQRHGIELIASENFTSLQVMQAMGNVMTNKYAEGYPGRRYYGGCEVVDLSEQLAIDRAKQMFGAEYANVQPHSGAQANAAVLLAILQAGDKILGLDLSMGGHLTHGSSVNFSGKLYQPFFYGVNKETGLVEYDVMEEKALAEKPKVIICGASAYSRDWDYKRIREIADKVGAFVMADIAHPAGLIAKGLLNSPFEHCHFVTTTTHKTLRGPRGGLILMGKDFENPFGLKTPKGEVRMMSSLLDMAVFPGIQGGPLEHVIAAKAVSFFEVLSDEYDVYARQVIRNAQAMARAFMEKGYQIVSGGTDNHLMLIDLRNKNISGKKAEQVLVKADVTVNKNMVPFDDKSPFITSGIRVGVPAVTTRGMKEDHMPLIVNWIDQLILDADNEGLITKVRGEVNEFMRQFPLYPEM; encoded by the coding sequence ATGCAAAAAGACCAGCAGATATTTGATATCATTGGCCAGGAACTGGAAAGACAGCGCCATGGCATTGAGCTGATAGCTTCGGAGAACTTTACCAGCCTGCAGGTAATGCAGGCCATGGGCAACGTTATGACCAATAAATACGCGGAAGGTTACCCCGGCCGCCGCTATTATGGCGGATGCGAGGTAGTGGACCTGAGCGAACAGCTGGCGATAGACCGCGCCAAACAGATGTTCGGAGCGGAATATGCGAACGTGCAGCCCCACTCCGGCGCACAGGCTAACGCCGCCGTATTGCTGGCTATTTTGCAGGCAGGGGACAAGATACTTGGGCTGGACCTGAGCATGGGCGGGCACCTTACGCATGGCTCTTCCGTGAACTTTTCCGGAAAGCTGTACCAGCCGTTCTTCTATGGTGTAAATAAAGAAACCGGCCTTGTTGAATATGATGTGATGGAGGAAAAGGCGCTGGCCGAAAAGCCGAAGGTGATCATCTGCGGCGCTTCTGCCTATAGCCGTGACTGGGACTACAAACGCATCCGCGAGATCGCCGACAAGGTAGGCGCATTCGTGATGGCGGATATCGCGCATCCTGCTGGCCTTATCGCCAAAGGGCTGCTGAATTCCCCGTTCGAGCATTGCCATTTTGTTACGACTACCACCCATAAAACCCTGCGCGGTCCCCGTGGCGGCCTCATTCTCATGGGGAAAGACTTCGAAAATCCCTTCGGCCTCAAAACACCGAAAGGCGAAGTGCGCATGATGAGCTCCCTGCTGGATATGGCCGTATTCCCCGGTATCCAGGGCGGGCCACTCGAACATGTGATCGCAGCGAAAGCCGTGTCCTTCTTCGAAGTATTGTCCGATGAATACGATGTCTACGCGCGCCAGGTTATCCGCAACGCACAGGCCATGGCCCGGGCGTTTATGGAGAAAGGCTACCAGATCGTTTCCGGCGGTACCGATAACCACCTGATGCTGATCGACCTCCGCAACAAGAACATCAGCGGTAAAAAAGCAGAACAGGTGCTGGTGAAAGCAGATGTTACCGTGAACAAGAACATGGTGCCTTTTGACGATAAATCACCTTTCATTACTTCCGGTATCCGTGTAGGTGTGCCGGCCGTGACCACCCGTGGCATGAAAGAAGATCATATGCCGCTTATCGTGAACTGGATCGATCAGCTGATCCTGGATGCGGATAATGAAGGGTTGATCACAAAAGTAAGGGGAGAAGTGAATGAGTTCATGAGGCAGTTCCCGCTGTATCCGGAGATGTAG
- a CDS encoding Fic family protein → MPTSIQEIDLLIDELHRLLPMKAEDKRLLDKKLRLEFNYNSNHLEGNTLTYGETELLLYFDKTTGNHDLREYEEMKAHDVAFNFVKDLAESKEVPLTETAIKNLNKILLVRPFWKDAVTADGQPTRRQIKVGDYKEYPNSVRLQNGEIFHYASPAETPLKMGELIAWFREEEEKKELHPVALAALLHYRFVLIHPFDDGNGRISRLLMNYVLLRNDLPPVIIKSSDKKNYLFALNQADTGNLDAFVQYIADQLAWSLRLNIKAAKSESIEEADDIDKEIELLKRSLKPMQGEVQKSPEVLLELWQVSLRYLYDEFLNAYQKFAGLFDNPACQVVFQIGNAGKGVSNNDGAEKILKSETNADKFSDIIMTGFLRKMKKSGYNTHLTINISLKSYDYQITSKADTITKKYGEFLSPNEIRELVRENSRLLLEELQHIQ, encoded by the coding sequence ATGCCCACCAGTATCCAGGAAATTGATCTTCTGATAGATGAACTTCACCGCCTTCTTCCAATGAAAGCGGAGGATAAACGGTTGCTGGACAAGAAGCTCCGGCTGGAGTTCAACTACAACTCCAATCACCTTGAAGGGAATACGCTGACTTACGGCGAGACGGAACTGCTGCTTTATTTCGATAAGACCACTGGAAATCATGATCTCCGGGAATATGAAGAGATGAAGGCGCATGATGTGGCTTTTAACTTTGTAAAAGATCTGGCGGAAAGCAAAGAGGTGCCGCTCACGGAAACCGCTATCAAAAATCTCAACAAGATATTGCTGGTACGGCCCTTCTGGAAGGATGCCGTAACAGCCGATGGCCAGCCAACCCGCAGGCAGATCAAAGTAGGCGACTATAAAGAATATCCTAATTCTGTGCGGTTGCAAAATGGCGAGATATTTCACTATGCTTCTCCCGCAGAAACGCCCTTGAAAATGGGAGAGCTGATAGCCTGGTTCCGGGAAGAAGAAGAAAAGAAGGAATTGCACCCGGTAGCCCTGGCCGCCCTGCTGCACTACCGGTTTGTACTGATCCATCCTTTTGATGATGGCAATGGCAGGATATCACGGTTGCTCATGAACTACGTACTGCTCAGGAACGATCTGCCCCCTGTGATCATTAAATCAAGCGACAAGAAAAATTATCTTTTTGCACTAAACCAGGCGGACACCGGCAACCTGGACGCATTTGTGCAATATATTGCGGATCAACTGGCCTGGAGCCTGCGGCTGAATATAAAAGCTGCAAAAAGTGAATCGATAGAAGAGGCGGATGATATTGACAAAGAAATTGAATTGCTAAAGCGCTCATTAAAACCGATGCAGGGTGAGGTGCAGAAATCTCCCGAGGTGCTGCTGGAGTTGTGGCAGGTATCACTCCGATATTTGTATGACGAGTTTCTGAATGCCTATCAGAAGTTTGCAGGTTTGTTTGATAATCCTGCTTGTCAAGTTGTTTTCCAGATAGGAAACGCTGGTAAAGGTGTTTCTAACAACGACGGTGCAGAGAAAATTTTGAAAAGTGAAACAAATGCTGACAAGTTCTCCGATATAATTATGACAGGCTTTTTAAGGAAAATGAAGAAAAGCGGATATAATACCCATTTGACCATTAACATTTCTCTCAAAAGCTACGACTACCAAATAACATCAAAAGCCGATACCATAACAAAAAAATACGGCGAATTCCTCTCTCCCAATGAAATCAGGGAACTCGTCCGGGAAAACAGCCGGCTGCTGTTGGAAGAATTGCAGCACATTCAATAA
- a CDS encoding ATP-binding cassette domain-containing protein encodes MISLQHLHFSYRKGHPVLDDVSLTLQPGRIYGLLGRNGAGKSSLLYNICGLLYPRSGHSSVMGFDPTKREPAFLQQVYLLPEAFSLPDMDTGQYLRLYTPFYPAFDHKAFHQYLEVFEIPAGQHLPALSHGQQKKVLIAFALATRAKVLLMDEPTNGLDIPSKRQFRKVMAGSLGEDQCMIISTHQVKDLDSLIDEVLIMEGAHIILQEPVTRITEKLSFRHVVSLEETEAPLYSEGALKGYAVVAVNRKEEHSRLDMEMFFNAVLLEKESILPLFKQ; translated from the coding sequence ATGATATCCCTTCAACACCTGCATTTTTCTTACCGCAAAGGCCATCCGGTGCTGGACGATGTATCCCTCACCCTGCAGCCGGGACGCATCTACGGCTTGTTGGGAAGGAACGGCGCCGGCAAGAGCAGCCTGCTGTACAATATCTGCGGCCTGCTTTACCCCAGATCCGGTCATTCTTCCGTGATGGGTTTTGACCCAACAAAACGGGAACCTGCTTTCCTGCAACAGGTGTACCTGCTGCCGGAAGCCTTCAGCCTGCCGGATATGGATACGGGGCAGTATCTCCGGCTTTACACGCCCTTTTATCCGGCTTTTGACCATAAGGCCTTCCATCAGTACCTGGAGGTATTCGAAATTCCCGCCGGCCAGCATCTGCCGGCGCTTAGCCATGGGCAGCAAAAGAAAGTGCTGATCGCATTTGCGCTGGCTACCCGGGCTAAAGTGCTGTTGATGGATGAGCCTACCAATGGCCTGGATATTCCCTCCAAACGCCAGTTCCGCAAAGTGATGGCCGGCTCGCTGGGCGAGGACCAGTGCATGATCATCAGCACGCACCAGGTAAAGGATCTGGACAGCCTTATTGATGAGGTGCTCATCATGGAAGGGGCGCATATCATCCTGCAGGAACCGGTCACCCGTATCACCGAAAAGCTCTCCTTCCGCCATGTAGTGAGCCTTGAAGAAACGGAAGCCCCTCTGTACAGCGAAGGCGCCCTGAAAGGATATGCCGTGGTGGCCGTCAACCGGAAAGAAGAGCACTCGCGGCTGGATATGGAAATGTTCTTCAACGCAGTGCTGTTGGAAAAAGAATCGATCCTTCCTTTGTTCAAACAATAA